One window from the genome of Podospora pseudocomata strain CBS 415.72m chromosome 6, whole genome shotgun sequence encodes:
- the ARO7 gene encoding chorismate mutase aro7 (COG:E; BUSCO:EOG09264719; EggNog:ENOG503NVBS) gives MDTIIDLSDRSKALDLTNIRYQLIRLEDTITFHLIERVQFPLNKNIYVPGAVPIPNSELSFMDWYLREQEKLQSLIRRFESPDEYPFFPDAVQKPILDPLDYPQILYPNDVCVNDKIKQFYTENFLPKVCRDFGREDRGVSQENYGSSATCDIACLQALSRRIHFGKFVAESKFVSETEKFTRLIQAGDRDGIGEAITNKAVEKKVLERLKLKAQTYGTDPSLQGPDAAEQVKINVEAVVSMYEDFVIPLTKEVEVEYLMQRLEPEQQ, from the exons ATGGACACCATCATCGATCTTTCAGACCGGTCAAAGGCCCTGGATCTCACGAACATCCGCTATCAGCTCAT TCGTCTCGAGGATACCATCACCTTTCATCTCATTGAGCGTGTCCAGTTCCCTCTTAACAAAAACATCTACGTCCCAGGAGCAGTTCCGATCCCAAACTCGGAATTGAGCTTCATGGACTGGTACCTTCGGGAACAGGAAAAACTCCAATCCCTCATCCGCCGCTTTGAGTCACCGGACGAGTACCCTTTCTTCCCTGATGCCGTCCAAAAGCCAATCCTCGACCCACTCGACTACCCTCAAATTCTCTACCCCAACGATGTCTGTGTGAAcgacaagatcaagcagTTCTACACAGAGAACTTCCTTCCAAAAGTCTGCCGCGACTTTGGTCGCGAGGATAGGGGTGTTTCTCAGGAGAACTACGGCTCATCCGCCACGTGCGACATTGCTTGCCTGCAAGCACTTTCCAGGCGGATTCACTTTGGCAAGTTTGTTGCCGAGTCCAAGTTTGTGTCGGAAACGGAGAAGTTCACGAGGTTGATCCAGGCTGGCGACCGGGACGGAATCGGTgaggccatcaccaacaaggcggttgagaagaaggtgttggagcgtctcaagctcaaggcgcAGACCTACGGCACCGATCCCTCGCTCCAAGGTCCAGACGCTGCTGAGCAGGTCAAGATCAACGTTGAAGCTGTTGTGTCCATGTACGAAGACTTTGTCATTCCCCTGACAAAGGAAGTCGAGGTAGAGTACCTCATGCAGCGACTCGAACCCGAACAGCAATGA
- a CDS encoding hypothetical protein (COG:S; EggNog:ENOG503NWN4) — MIASQDNHDNFAKVTPQPGNCCDITSDASAERPTGHHRGGEEEITMSGQPAWRRRGHSLASTKTVLLSLLSASPTAMAACISLQGSKACPAWQSASITTSNGRLNGIFRFLSFVSSTETFDQRLLTFVQSDYVQEKYQTLLGCGDFDLTNTTELYARFTTTVICNTIVQESIADCSLAPEDSRPVCAETCSQFAEAETYVVSDNTLCPNPGRNAKEQIRADFTDCSSPDNALSGRSCIQGIANEPENCGYGSSTIGLCWYCAKGGINSTDSCCYNSNAESRCAGVVLPSITPTFVLPTNTALPPLNEQNDAEKTGLGGGPIAGIVIGSIGGAALLALGIFLCWRRRRQRQGSQSGSVFNQPSPARKGPAVPQMAQPGTSGQPGVPPGFEALPGGRIARMSALEGHSADAPSHHVGRDIATATSAGYSRRSDRRRGDDHSSSDGFGSSPESDRGTGIGVLRPPPTALRRNGSLSSSSVLNSDEPHSPTSGGMSSPQGMASQQSEQLPFFRDYYSQDEIHPGDRVAVLWAYQPRAPDEFTLDRGHMLKVVGIWDDGWATGILLDERTEEWEARRNAQRDSGVSNTSGRVASTSPPANGEIKAFPLVCVCLPEHWRRTIEGDGSTETGSSSHPLTTTTGS, encoded by the exons ATGATAGCATCCCAAGACAACCATGACAACTTCGCAAAGGTGACACCACAACCCGGAAACTGCTGCGACATCACCAGTGACGCGTCTGCCGAAAGGCCAACTGGGCACCacagagggggagaggaggagatcacAATGAGCGGACAGCCAGcctggagaaggcgagggcaTTCGCTAGCAAGCACCAAGACCGTGCTTCTTTCTTTAttatcagcatcaccaactgCCATGGCCGCCTGCATTTCACTGCAAGGATCTAAAGCTTGTCCGGCCTGGCAGTCAGCTTCCATTACAACTTCCAATGGTCGTCTGAACGGTATCTT TCGTTTCTTATCATTCGTTTCTAGCACCGAGACTTTCGATCAACGCTTATTGACTTTTGTGCAATCGGACTATGTCCAAGAAAA ATATCAAACCCTGCTCGGTTGCGGGGATTTTgatctcaccaacaccaccgagctCTACGCGCGTTTCACAACTACTGTAATATGTAATACTATCGTGCAAGAATCGATAGCAGATTGCAGTCTCGCCCCCGAAGACTCTCGACCTGTGTGCGCGGAAACATGC TCACAATttgccgaggccgagacgTACGTTGTCAGTGACAACACGCTCTGTCCCAACCCCGGTAGGAACGCAAAGGAGCAGATCAGAGCCGACTTTACGGACTGCTCATCGCCTGACAATGCGCTTTCCGGACGCTCCTGTATCCAGGGTATCGCCAACGAGCCCGAGAACTGCGGGTATGGTAGTAGCACCATTGGTCTGTGTTGGTACTGCGCTAAGGGCGGCATCAACTCGACCGATAGTTGCTGCTACAACTCGAATGCCGAGTCGAGGTGTGCTGGCGTCGTTTTGCCCTCGATCACACCTACCTTTGTACTTCCCACAAACACAGCACTGCCGCCCTTGAACGAGCAAAACGACGCTGAGAAGACCGGGCTAGGAGGGGGACCCATCGCTGGAATTGTGATTGGATCGATTGGCGGTGCTGCCCTGTTGGCATTGGGCATCTTCCTctgttggcggcggcgtagGCAGAGGCAGGGAAGCCAGAGCGGAAGCGTCTTCAATCAACCATCGCCTGCTAGGAAAGGGCCGGCCGTTCCTCAAATGGCTCAGCCAGGAACATCAGGACAGCCAGGTGTGCCGCCGGGCTTTGAGGCTCTACCGGGCGGTAGAATAGCCCGGATGTCGGCACTCGAGGGACACTCGGCCGATGCACCATCACACCACGTTGGCCGAGATATCGCCACAGCCACGTCTGCCGGCTACAGTAGGAGAAGcgacagaagaagaggcgaCGATCATTCCTCCTCTGACGGGTTTGGGTCCAGTCCAGAATCAGACCGCGGCACGGGGATTGGAGTTCTCAGACCTCCGCCAACTGCTCTCAGGAGGAATGGTTCGCTCTCTAGCAGCTCGGTGCTGAATAGTGATGAGCCGCACTCCCCAACTAGTGGTGGGATGTCCTCTCCCCAAGGTATGGCCAGCCAGCAATCCGAGCAGCTGCCATTCTTCAGAGACTACTATTCGCAAGACGAAATTCACCCTGGCGATAGGGTGGCTGTGCTGTGGGCATATCAACCGCGTGCCCCTGACGAGTTCACTTTGGACCGCGGGCATATgctcaaggttgtgggtaTTTGGGACGATGGGTGGGCGACGGGTATTCTGTTGGACGAGAGAacggaggagtgggaggctCGCAGGAATGCTCAGCGAGACAGCGGGGTCTCGAACACATCTGGCAGAGTGGCATCGACTTCTCCACCAGCGAACGGTGAAATCAAGGCGTTCCCCCTCGTGTGTGTCTGCCTGCCAGAGCATTGGAGACGGACGATCGAGGGCGATGGGTCTACCGAGACGGGATCTAGCAGCCACCCGCTGACGACAACAACTGGGTCCTGA
- the LEA1 gene encoding U2 snRNP complex subunit (EggNog:ENOG503NUHE; COG:A) produces the protein MRLTPDLIASSLSYLNPLKEREIDLRGHRIPAIENLAVAGPHDSIDLTDNDIQLLGNFPLSPRVRTLLLARNRISAIAPGAVQSLPNLRNLNLGENEIRELGDLDVLGRWGGLVHLCLGGNPVVKKEHYRYWVLWRCPSVRFLDYQKVREAEREKARELFGTVEEPSELAQKIMGIKSKTFDSTTTSGGKGGGPGGETSKLSRLKLTDKEKKKLQELIKKANSLEEINRLEKALLEGRLPPGIIVEDGDAMEE, from the exons atgAGGCTAACCCCCGACCTCATCGCCTCGTCCCTCTCCTACCTCAACCCGCTCAAAGAGCGCGAGATTGACCTCCGAG GCCATAGAATACCCGCCATCGAAAACCTCGCCGTCGCCGGCCCGCACGACTCGATCGACCTGACCGATAATGACATCCAACTCCTTGGGAACTTCCCCTTGTCGCCGCGGGTGAGGAcgttgctgctggcgaggAACAGGATCAGCGCCATCGCGCCGGGGGCGGTGCAGAGCCTGCCGAACCTGAGGAATTTGAACCTGGGGGAGAACGAGATTAGGGAGCTGGGGGATTTGGACgtgctggggaggtgggggggtttggtgcACTTGTGTCTCGGGGGAAATCCGGttgtgaagaaggagcatTACCGGTATTGGGTGCTTTGGCGGTGCCCGAGTGTGAGGTTTTTGGATTATCAaaaggtgagggaggcggagagggagaaggccaGGGAGTTGTttgggacggtggaggagccgaGTGAGTTGGCGCAGAAG ATTATGGGCATCAAGAGCAAGACGTTCGATTCGACGACTACTTCGGGAGGCAAGGGTGGTGGACCGGGTGGTGAGACGTCCAAGCTGTCGAGACTGAAACTGACAGataaggagaagaagaagctccaggAGTTGATCAAGAAGGCGAACTCGTTGGAGGAGATCAACAGGCTGGAGAAGGCGCTattggaggggaggttgccgCCCGGGATTattgttgaggatggggatgctATGGAGGAGTAA
- the MDV1 gene encoding Mitochondrial fission protein (EggNog:ENOG503NWMN; COG:S), whose product MADPGQKDDFPDLSSFDDDVSVISTRGVEAFGRKVTSTASHLIGTIADPTSHPHYTRAMTEVSRQLTKPSLQRTMFSMARTTPTDLVRSRLSTTEIHSRALAYVPDELLKNIPEDENSYSLFQGFKASFPEFAEDSKGKKHRRRVSRGRRLLEERPTTPDGSPESVHKIKKEKSTMMHQLEMLSIRKNMASAEIKEIDAKLENLVGMRKIILERLAALEKDEALLEHDIVEVETRLEEAQEMAVEAASIAQHTPARSEDGQNEDENAPGFMSQSIYEKLPSVSSGSGPVKRKPRSIRRKSAPILHEHFEPGSMIRSMRAHQDSITTLDFDAPFGLMVSAAMDDSVRVWDLNAGRCIGLLDGHTASVRALQVEDNFLATGSMDATIRLWDLSKAHYDPQGSSFGKEEDDDEDALAFENPSDLPVDPPANSMADCPLFTLQAHLDEITALHFRGNVLVSGSADKTLRQWDLEKGRCVQTLDVMWAAAQATALSHDNDTWRQTNKAPDTSADFVGALQVFESALACGTADGMVRLWDLRSGQVHRSLVGHTGPVTCLQFDDVHLVTGSLDRSIRIWDLRTGSIYDAYAYDNPITSMMFDQRRIVAAAGEDVVKVYDKVEGRHWDCGAGITEADEAKSPAIVEQVRIRDGYMVEGRRDGIVGVWTC is encoded by the exons ATGGCCGACCCAGGGCAGAAGGATGACTTTCCCGACCTGTCGTCCTTTGACGACGATGTGTCGGTGATATCT ACTCGAGGAGTCGAGGCATTCGGCCGCAAAGTGACGAGCACGGCGAGCCATCTGATCGGTACTATTGCCGatccaacctcccaccctcACTACACCAGGGCCATGACCGAGGTCTCCCGTCAGTTGACGAAACCGTCTCTGCAGCGCACCATGTTCTCGATGGCGCGCACTACGCCTACCGACCTGGTCAGGTCCCGCCTCTCTACCACGGAAATACATTCGCGCGCTCTTGCCTATGTACCGGATGAGCTGCTCAAGAACATCCCCGAGGATGAGAACTCGTACTCTCTTTTCCAGGGCTTCAAAGCCAGCTTCCCCGAGTTCGCCGAGGAttccaagggcaagaagcaCAGGCGGCGTGTCTCCAGAGGAAGACGGCTTCTGGAGGAAAGGCCCACGACACCGGATGGATCGCCGGAATCGGTGCAtaagatcaagaaggagaagtcAACCATGATGCATcagttggagatgttgagcaTTCGGAAGAATATGGCCAGCGctgagatcaaggagattgaTGCCAAACTGGAGAACCTTGTAGGCATGAGGAAGATCATCCTTGAAAGGCTGGCAGCTCTGGAGAAGGACGAGGCGTTGCTTGAGCATGATA ttgtcgaggttgagacCAGATTAGAAGAGGCTCAGGAGATGGCTGTCGAGGCAGCCTCTATTGCCCAACACACACCGGCGAGATCAGAAGACGGGCAAAACGAGGACGAGAACGCACCTGGTTTCATGTCGCAATCCATTTACGAGAAGCTCCCATCAGTATCATCAGGAAGTGGCCCCGTTAAGCGGAAGCCGAGAAGTATCAGGAGGAAGTCGGCGCCGATTTTGCACGAGCACTTCGAGCCAGGAAGCATGATCCGCTCGATGCGCGCGCATCAGGACAGCATCACTACTCTCGACTTTGACGCCCCCTTTGGATTGATGGTTTCGGCTGCAATGGATGATTCGGTTCGTGTTTGGGATCTGAACGCTGGTCGCTGCATTGGTCTCTTGGATGGCCACACTGCTTCGGTTCGCGCTCTCCAGGTCGAAGACAACTTCTTGGCAACTGGCTCTATGGATGCGACTATTCGGCTCTGGGATCTCAGCAAGGCTCACTACGACCCGCAAGGCAGCAGCTTTGgtaaggaggaggacgatgacgaggacgcTCTTGCCTTCGAGAACCCCAGCGACTTGCCGGTAGACCCTCCTGCCAACAGCATGGCTGATTGCCCACTCTTCACCTTGCAAGCTCATCTTGACGAAATCACGGCTCTTCACTTCCGAGGCAATGTTCTTGTGTCAGGTTCTGCTGATAAGACTCTTCGCCAATGGGATCTGGAGAAGGGACGTTGCGTGCAGACTCTGGACGTTATGTGGGCTGCCGCGCAGGCCACTGCTCTCTCCCACGACAATGATACCTGGAGACAAACCAACAAGGCCCCGGATACGTCTGCGGATTTCGTTGGCGCACTCCAAGTCTTCGAATCCGCACTCGCCTGCGGTACGGCCGATGGCATGGTCAGGCTCTGGGATTTGCGCAGCGGACAGGTGCATCGCAGCTTGGTAGGCCATACTGGGCCTGTCACCTGCCTGCAGTTTGACGACGTACACCTGGTTACTGGCAGTTTGGACAGAAGCATTCGG ATCTGGGATCTCCGAACTGGGTCCATCTATGACGCCTATGCTTATGACAACCCGATCACAAGCATGATGTTTGATCAAAGACGCATTGTCGCCGCTGCTGGCGAGGATGTCGTCAAGGTATACGACAAGGTTGAGGGCCGGCACTGGGACTGCGGTGCTGGCATCACCGAGGCCGATGAAGCCAAGAGCCCTGCCATCGTGGAGCAAGTGCGCATCCGGGACGGATACATGGTTGAGGGTCGGCGGGACGGCATCGTCGGCGTCTGGACCTGCTAG
- the VPS15 gene encoding Serine/threonine-protein kinase (BUSCO:EOG092602OP; COG:T; EggNog:ENOG503NXFW) has protein sequence MGQGFSLAAPPAGAAGIDVPELADLVYEKSIGTARFMKSIRARHHDGVVLVKVLIKPYPMSLDKYKEQVLRVRNVLADVPNALPYQRAIETETNGYLIRQFFYNSLYDRLSTRPFLEDIEKRWLAFQLLCAVRDCHDKDIYHGDIKTENTLVTSWNWLYLSDFSSSFKPVMLPEDNPADFSYFFDTSGRRTCYLAPERFVPSGEELDPNAKITWAMDVFSVGCVIAELFLEAPIFSLSQLYKYRKGEYDPGISHLSRIPDKDLREMVGHMIQLDPQKRYSAEQYLEFWKGKVFPAYFYNFLHQYMEVITDLSPGHSSNPAKNVGQADERIERVWSDFDKISYFLGYHNNDTQVEERPVAPRLGLGHFPVRLNIPNNEHFVSSDKQPLADDGTLIFLTLIVSSLRNTARANSKVKACDILLAFSERLTDEAKLDRVLPYLVALLNDKSEIVVISAIRTITQLLDMVRVITPVNAQISLEYIMPRMQVVLLGTQRSTSSAVRATYASALGKLAKIADRFLVMAATLRGDGSTTIADPEVEPGTEPDAAFDGLYDNARRELTGLFETHTKALIEDSDPFVRRAFLTSVPELCIFFGVAQANDIILAHLNTYLNDRDWMLKCAFFDAIVGIAAFLGSSTLEKFILPLMVQAVTDPEEYVVQGALRSLAELGSLGLLTKQSYTDLISDVARFTVHPNIWIREAAVEFIASGSMFLSRAYLKVQVLPKLGPYLKPERVPDFSELGILEALQKPLSRSVFDHALMWASKTEKGDFWTFKKGRDSVLGPSQIFEQASKNKEDDAWLRKLRNLGLSQEDEPKLLALREFIWRLSQMKTRDSTGQETTTTTTTTTGGSNGIIPLRSLGITPQTVLFDEEPLRYPMPSIQAEPGTPRTIEDALLDASMSIDDPVGKKRRAALNNHRSRLNSRDNMSPASVDGRRPFEDEGAVSPTASRDTSVRTSVAQGKNVLSVMDDDRSLSDAPYASRRVLRHQSSAMNLMNRKDSAKSGPETGTTETNAFGQVEGPLSQGLRVSSYPETETGLAFAKERLRGHHTYTGSDPNIIRMLDNMYIENYPRDLLEYGPLVTPVRRRKSSRQSVPSGYEEPWKPAGKLVGMLAEHVGPINRVVPSPDHRFFITGGDDGCVKVWDTKRLERMVTHKARQTHKHAPGARVLAMCFVENTHSFVSCATDGSVHILKVNSILSGVSYRYEKLKLLREYTGLGEGEYVVWCEHYRQEANSVLVLLTNKSNIIGVDLRTMGELFRLENPVHHGTPTCFCVDRKRNWLCLGTSHGVLDLWDLRFKTRLRGWGVPGKGEIYRVTPHPAKGRGRWVLVSGGRGRGDYGLGFGEVYLSGGVQGGGE, from the exons ATGGGGCAGGGATTTTCTCTCGCCGCACCCCCAGCTGGGGCTGCCGGGATAGACGTTCCTGAGCTTGCCGACTTGGTCTACGAAAAGAGCATTGGCACCGCCCGCTTTATGAAGAGCATTCGAGCAAGACACCATGATGGAGTCGTATTAGTCAAAGTTCTCATTAAACCATATCCCATGTCCCTGGACAAGTACAAAGAACAGGTCCTTC GGGTAAGAAACGTGCTGGCCGATGTACCAAATGCCCTTCCATATCAACGTGCGATCGAAACCGAAACGAACGGATATTTGATTCGCCAGTTCTTCTACAACTCGTTATATGACCGTCTGAGCACACGACCGTTTTTGGAAGATATCGAGAAGAGATGGTTGGCCTTTCAACTGCTTTGCGCTGTGCGTGACTGCCATGACAAAGACATTTATCATGGCGATATCAAGACGGAGAATACACTGGTGACGTCGTGGAACTGGCTGTACCTATCCGACTTTTCGTCCTCGTTCAAGCCGGTCATGCTACCTGAGGACAACCCTGCCGATTTTTCCTACTTTTTCGACACGTCCGGCCGTAGAACTTGCTACTTGGCGCCGGAGCGATTTGTTCCTTCGGGGGAGGAACTAGACCCAAATGCAAAGATAACATGGGCGATGGATGTGTTCAGCGTCGGGTGTGTGATTGCAGAGCTGTTTCTTGAAGCGCCCATCTTCAGCTTGAGTCAGCTGTACAAGTACCGGAAAGGGGAGTATGATCCTGGGATATCGCACCTGAGTCGGATCCCTGATAAGGAcctgagggagatggtgggccACATGATACAGCTGGATCCGCAGAAGAGATATTCGGCGGAACAGTACCTTGAGTTCTGGAAGGGAAAGGTGTTTCCGGCATACTTTTACAACTTTCTGCACCAGTACATGGAGGTGATTACGGATCTCTCCCCTGGGCACTCTTCAAATCCGGCCAAGAACGTCGGTCAAGCTGATGAGAGGATCGAGAGGGTGTGGTCGGATTTCGACAAGATCTCTTATTTCTTGGGATATCACAATAATGATACGCAGGTGGAGGAACGACCGGTGGCTCCCAGGCTGGGACTGGGGCATTTCCCAGTCCGACTCAACATCCCGAATAATGAGCATTTCGTGTCGAGCGACAAGCAGCCGTTGGCAGATGACGGCACGCTGATATTCCTGACGCTGATTGTTTCCTCTCTCCGAAATACGGCACGCGCAAATTCAAAAGTCAAGGCATGCGATATACTTTTGGCCTTTTCTGAGCGGTTGACTGACGAAGCAAAACTGGACCGGGTCTTGCCATATCTCGTTGCTTTGCTCAATGACAAGTCAGAGATTGTGGTCATTTCTGCGATTAGGACGATCACGCAGCTACTGGATATGGTGAGGGTCATTACGCCTGTGAACGCACAGATATCTCTGGAGTATATCATGCCTAGGATGCAGGTTGTCTTGCTTGGAACGCAGCGCTCGACTAGTTCGGCGGTTCGAGCAACATATGCTTCGGCTTTGGGCAAGTTGGCCAAGATTGCGGACCGTTTTCTTGTCATGGCTGCTACGCTGCGAGGAGATGGATCTACGACCATTGCAGACCCTGAGGTTGAGCCTGGGACGGAGCCAGACGCGGCGTTTGATGGGCTTTATGACAATGCCCGCAGGGAGTTGACCGGCCTGTTCGAAACTCACACCAAGGCGCTGATTGAGGATTCGGATCCCTTTGTGCGACGAGCCTTCCTTACCTCGGTGCCAGAGCTGTGTATCTTCTTCGGTGTTGCCCAGGCCAACGATATCATCTTGGCTCATCTCAACACCTACCTCAATGATCGAGACTGGATGCTGAAATGCGCCTTCTTTGACGCGATCGTGGGAATTGCGGCTTTCCTCGGCAGCAGCACGCTGGAAAAGTTCATTCTGCCTCTTATGGTGCAGGCGGTCACGGACCCGGAAGAGTATGTTGTCCAGGGTGCGCTCCGTTCTCTGGCAGAGTTGGGGTCCTTGGGTCTGCTGACCAAGCAGTCCTACACTGATCTCATCAGCGATGTCGCCCGCTTCACGGTCCACCCTAACATATGGATCCGAGAGGCGGCTGTCGAGTTCATTGCTTCGGGCAGCATGTTTTTGAGTCGGGCATATCTCAAAGTTCAAGTGCTGCCAAAGCTGGGGCCGTATCTCAAGCCAGAGCGCGTACCGGACTTTTCTGAGCTGGGGATTCTTGAGGCGCTTCAGAAGCCGCTGTCTCGGTCTGTCTTTGACCATGCTCTGATGTGGGCTTCCAAGACGGAGAAGGGTGATTTCTGGACGTTCAAAAAGGGACGTGATAGTGTTTTGGGGCCGAGCCAGATATTTGAGCAGGCGTCAAAGAACAAGGAGGACGATGCGTGGCTGAGGAAGTTGCGGAATTTGGGTCTGTCTCAAGAGGATGAGCCGAAGCTGTTGGCACTTAGGGAGTTTATCTGGCGATTGAGCCAGATGAAGACAAGGGATTCGACAGGTCAagagacgacgacgacgacgacgacgactacGGGTGGTAGTAATGGTATTATTCCCCTTCGGTCACTTGGGATTACCCCCCAGACTGTGTTGTTTGATGAGGAGCCTTTGCGGTATCCGATGCCGTCTATTCAGGCTGAGCCGGGGACTCCGAGGACGATAGAGGATGCGCTGCTTGATGCGTCCATGTCGATTGATGACCCTGTTGGCAAGAAGCGCAGGGCGGCGTTGAATAATCATCGGTCGAGACTTAATAGCAGGGATAACATGTCGCCGGCGTCTGTGGATGGCAGGCGGCcttttgaggatgagggggcggTATCGCCGACTGCGTCGAGGGATACTTCTGTTAGGACGTCGGTGGCGCAAGGGAAGAACGTGTTGTCTGTTATGGATGATGATCGGTCGCTGTCGGATGCGCCTTATGCGAGCAGGAGGGTTTTGCGGCATCAGTCGAGTGCGATGAATCTGATGAATAGGAAAGACAGCGCCAAGTCTGGGCCTGAGACTGGCACGACGGAGACGAATGCGTTTGGACAAGTCGAGGGGCCGCTCAGTCAAGGGTTGAGGGTTTCGTCTTATCCCGAGACGGAGACTGGGCTGGCTTTTGCGAAGGAACGGTTGAGGGGTCATCACACTTATACTGGGAGCGACCCGAACATTATCCGGATGCTGGATAACATGTACATTGAGAATTATCCCCGGGATTTGCTCGAGTATGGGCCGCTGGTGACGCCGGTGAGGCGACGGAAGTCGAGCAGGCAGTCTGTCCCTTCTGGATATGAGGAGCCCTGGAAGCCGGCGGGCAAGCTGGTTGGCATGTTGGCCGAACATGTCGGCCCCATCAACCGGGTTGTTCCCTCGCCGGACCATCGGTTTTTTATCACaggtggggatgatgggtgtGTTAAAGTCTGGGATACGAAACGCCTAGAGAGGATGGTCACACATAAAGCGAGGCAGACTCACAAACATGCTCCCGGGGCGAGGGTGCTGGCAATGTGTTTTGTTGAAAACACGCACAGCTTTGTCAGCTGTGCCACTGACGGGAGTGTGCACATCCTCAAGGTCAATTCGATTCTCAGCGGGGTTAGTTACCGGTATGAAAAGCTGAAGTTGCTCAGGGAGTATACTGGACtaggggaaggggagtaTGTAGTCTGGTGCGAGCACTACAGACAAGAAGCGAActcggtgctggtgctgctgacgAACAAGAGCAACATCATTGGTGTCGACCTCAGGACGATGGGGGAGCTGTTCCGGCTGGAGAACCCGGTTCATCACGGCACGCCGACGTGTTTCTGCGTGGACAGGAAGAGGAACTGGCTTTGTCTTGGGACGAGCCATGGGGTTTTGGACCTGTGGGATCTGAGGTTCAAGACtaggttgagggggtggggggtgccggggaagggggagatctACAGGGTTACGCCGCACCcggcgaaggggagggggagatgggtttTGGTCAGCGGGGGACGGGGCAGGGGAGATTACGgtttgggatttggagaggtgTATTTGTCGGGAGGTGTACAGGGTGGCGGGGAATAA
- the BCP1 gene encoding Mss4p nuclear export (BUSCO:EOG092649VA; COG:K; EggNog:ENOG503NVUT), with the protein MGKKRTRNPDDDVAMTDEVPAQTKNNNDGDSSDSDDDMDIVNVDFELFNYDPTIDFHGVRTLLRQLLDADASLFDLSSLSDLIVEQNTVGSTCKVDDKANDAYAFLTVLNIQEHSPTKPVVKQLAEYLADRATKSQDETLAKVVPEVLLGEGKQQVGLVLAERLLNMPAEVIPPMWSCMIDEIEAAVEDKEPYEFTHYLVLSRTYLEVESTLNQTERKNKRSKATGELQYFHPEDEEMRKFATAAGSFEYTKEGQAAVADSKRAFQEMGIKPVGFMMLIEAEKFPKAVQGITEYVATGGMSMDIS; encoded by the exons ATGGGCAAAAAGCGCACCAGAAaccccgacgacgacgtcgCCATGACCGACGAAGTCCCCGCGCAaaccaagaacaacaacgacgGTGATAGCTCCGACTCGGACGAT gACATGGACATAGTAAACGTGGACTTCGAACTCTTCAACTACGACCCCACAATCGACTTCCACGGCGTAagaaccctcctccgccagctcctcgacgccgacgcctccctcttcgacctctcctccctctccgacctCATCGTCGAGCAAAACACGGTCGGCTCCACCTGCAAGGTCGACGACAAGGCCAACGACGCCTACGCCTTCCTCACCGTCCTCAACATCCAAGAgcactcccccaccaaacccgTAGTCAAACAACTCGCCGAGTACCTCGCCGATCGCGCCACGAAGTCCCAAGATGAAACCCTGGCCAAGGTCGTGCCCGAGGTGTTGCTTGGAGAGGGGAAACAACAGGTCGGGTTGGTCCTGGCGGAAAGGTTACTCAACATGCCGGCCGAGGTCATCCCGCCAATGTGGAGCTGCATGATTGATGAGATTGAGGCTGCggtcgaggacaaggagcCGTACGAGTTTACGCATTATCTTGTGCTTTCAAGAACGTACCTCGAGGTGGAGTCAACGTTGAATCAGACAGAGAGGAAAAACAAGAGGTCAAAGGCGACGGGGGAGCTGCAGTATTTCCAtcccgaggacgaggagatgagAAAGTttgcgacggcggcgggaagCTTTGAGTACACAAAGGAAGGACAGGCCGCGGTGGCGGATAGCAAGCGCGCGTTCCAAGAGATGGGGATCAAGCCGGTGGGCTTCATGATGTTGATTGAGGCGGAGAAGTTCCCCAAGGCTGTCCAGGGGATCACAGAGTATGTGGCCACTGGCGGGATGTCAATGGACATTTCATAG